The following proteins are encoded in a genomic region of Primulina huaijiensis isolate GDHJ02 chromosome 3, ASM1229523v2, whole genome shotgun sequence:
- the LOC140973444 gene encoding receptor-like serine/threonine-protein kinase ALE2 isoform X1, translated as MLLFLLPLLALLHTSFGIPSQPIYLSPSILPALPSFVGKNFQEHATAASLSASFAPFIAVRRRHFRHPAAAPVLSPLSHSPRTSPASSLPRRHNHHHGAKSRAISPSPSTSPAGCGQTCAEPLASAPFGSPCACVFPMKVRLLLSVSLYAIFPEVTELEIEVAAGTYLKQSQVTIIGASADSQNQERTVVDINLVPLGEKFDNTTAILTYQRFLHKKVPLNRTLFGDYDVLYVAYPGLPSSSSGILSGEGPTGSVGNQQYPISADFASKNQKMSPPIIFVIGLSAFVLLVVCCAVVVVLLKCKKARRPSNAVGPGFAPSINKRSGIGSMLSSSPASSTSASLASAMPTAVLSVKTFALAELEKATEKFSPKKVLGEGGFGRVYHGIMEDGTQVAVKLLTRDNQNGDREFIAEIEMLSRLHHRNLVKLIGICIEERTRCLVYELIPNGSVESHLHAADTNKGPLDWDARLKIALGAARGLAYLHEDSNPRVIHRDFKASNVLLEDDFTPKVSDFGLAREATEGSHHISTRVMGTFGYVAPEYAMTGHLLVKSDVYSYGVVLLELLSGRKPVDMSQPPGQENLVTWARPMLTNREGLEQLVDPSLAGSYDFDDMAKVAAIASMCVHPEVTNRPFMGEVVQALKLIYNDMDETCGDACSQKESSARDSDFRGDFAPSDSSWWNAGGITPRLTYGQASSFITMEYSSGPLEDMENRPFSISGLDGGVALPIKHGNRSGPLRTIRSKRAFYRLQGSMSEHGLLPKRGWNGGTSIGYEASF; from the exons ATGCTCCTCTTTCTGTTGCCCTTGCTTGCTCTGCTTCATACTAGTTTCG GGATTCCTTCGCAGCCCATTTACTTGTCTCCTTCGATACTGCCAGCCTTACCATCATTTGTGGGGAAGAATTTTCAAGAACATG CGACTGCAGCGTCATTAAGTGCTTCATTTGCTCCATTTATTGCTGTCCGAAGGCGCCATTTTAGGCATCCGGCAGCTGCACCAGTCTTATCTCCTCTCTCTCACA GCCCGCGCACAAGTCCTGCTAGTAGTTTGCCGAGACGTCACAACCATCATCATGGAGCTAAAAGTCGTGCCATTTCTCCCTCTCCTTCAACTTCCCCAG CAGGTTGTGGTCAAACTTGCGCAGAGCCACTTGCTTCAGCTCCATTTGGTTCACCATGTGCTTGTGTATTTCCAATGAAAGTCAGACTTCTGCTTAGTGTATCCCTCTATGCTATCTTTCCGGAGGTCACGGAGCTAGAGATAGAGGTTGCAGCAGGTACTTACCTTAAACAAAGTCAAGTCACCATAATTGGTGCCAGCGCTGATAgtcaaaatcaagaaagaacGGTGGTTGATATTAATTTAGTTCCGCTAGGAGAGAAGTTTGATAATACAACTGCCATCCTGACCTATCAGAGATTCTTGCACAAGAAAGTGCCTCTGAATAGGACTCTTTTTGGTGATTACGATGTACTGTACGTTGCTTATCCAG GTCTCCCTTCTTCTTCATCTGGCATTTTATCTGGTGAAGGTCCCACTGGAAGTGTTGGAAATCAGCAATACCCTATTTCCGCTGATTTTGCCAGTAAAAATCAGAAAATGAGTCCTCCAATAATCTTTGTTATTGGTTTGTCTGCATTTGTCCTTCTGGTTGTTTGTTGTGCTGTGGTGGTTGTTCTTTTAAAGTGCAAAAAGGCCAGAAGACCATCCAATGCTGTTGGTCCAGGATTCGCACCATCTATAAACAAACGATCTG GAATAGGATCCATGCTATCAAGTAGCCCGGCCAGTTCGACTTCAGCTTCTCTGGCTTCTGCCATGCCCACAGCTGTGCTTTCCGTCAAAACATTTGCTCTAGCGGAGCTTGAGAAAGCCACAGAAAAATTCAGCCCAAAAAAGGTGTTGGGTGAAGGAGGATTTGGGCGTGTGTATCATGGGATCATGGAAGATGGAACTCAAGTTGCCGTGAAATTACTGACAAGGGACAATCAAAATGGAGACCGTGAATTCATTGCTGAAATCGAAATGCTAAGCAGGTTGCATCACCGCAACCTTGTGAAATTAATTGGTATCTGCATTGAAGAACGCACACGCTGTTTAGTCTATGAGTTAATTCCAAATGGCAGTGTCGAGTCTCACTTACATG CTGCTGACACTAACAAGGGACCTCTAGATTGGGATGCACGGTTGAAGATTGCTCTTGGTGCAGCAAGAGGGCTGGCCTACCTTCACGAAGACTCAAATCCTCGTGTCATTCATCGAGACTTTAAAGCTAGTAATGTTCTACTAGAGGATGACTTTACCCCCAAGGTGTCAGATTTTGGTTTGGCGCGGGAAGCAACAGAGGGAAGTCATCACATTTCTACTCGGGTCATGGGAACTTTTGG GTACGTTGCTCCTGAATATGCAATGACGGGACATTTGCTGGTCAAAAGTGATGTTTACAGTTATGGGGTTGTGCTTTTAGAGTTACTCTCTGGTAGGAAACCTGTTGACATGTCTCAACCTCCTGGACAAGAAAATCTTGTGACATGGGCACGACCTATGCTAACCAATCGAGAAGGCTTAGAGCAACTGGTGGATCCTTCGTTGGCTGGGAGCTACGATTTTGACGACATGGCAAAGGTAGCAGCCATTGCTTCCATGTGTGTTCACCCAGAGGTAACTAATCggccatttatgggagaagtaGTCCAGGCACTCAAACTTATCTATAATGACATGGATGAGACGTGCGGAGATGCTTGTAGCCAGAAAGAATCCTCTGCTCGTGATTCAGACTTCAGAGGTGACTTTGCCCCCTCGGATAGCAGCTGGTGGAATGCTGGTGGCATAACCCCTCGTCTGACATATGGCCAAGCTTCGTCTTTCATCACAATGGAATACAGTTCCGGCCCTCTGGAAGATATGGAAAACAGACCGTTTTCCATATCAGGTTTAGATGGTGGGGTTGCGTTGCCAATAAAGCACGGGAACCGATCAGGTCCTCTTAGGACTATAAGGAGTAAACGAGCATTCTACAGGTTACAAGGGAGTATGAGTGAACACGGGTTGCTCCCGAAACGTGGTTGGAACGGTGGTACTAGCATCGGATATGAAGCTTCGTTTTAG
- the LOC140973444 gene encoding receptor-like serine/threonine-protein kinase ALE2 isoform X3 — MLLFLLPLLALLHTSFGIPSQPIYLSPSILPALPSFVGKNFQEHASLSASFAPFIAVRRRHFRHPAAAPVLSPLSHSPRTSPASSLPRRHNHHHGAKSRAISPSPSTSPAGCGQTCAEPLASAPFGSPCACVFPMKVRLLLSVSLYAIFPEVTELEIEVAAGTYLKQSQVTIIGASADSQNQERTVVDINLVPLGEKFDNTTAILTYQRFLHKKVPLNRTLFGDYDVLYVAYPGLPSSSSGILSGEGPTGSVGNQQYPISADFASKNQKMSPPIIFVIGLSAFVLLVVCCAVVVVLLKCKKARRPSNAVGPGFAPSINKRSGIGSMLSSSPASSTSASLASAMPTAVLSVKTFALAELEKATEKFSPKKVLGEGGFGRVYHGIMEDGTQVAVKLLTRDNQNGDREFIAEIEMLSRLHHRNLVKLIGICIEERTRCLVYELIPNGSVESHLHAADTNKGPLDWDARLKIALGAARGLAYLHEDSNPRVIHRDFKASNVLLEDDFTPKVSDFGLAREATEGSHHISTRVMGTFGYVAPEYAMTGHLLVKSDVYSYGVVLLELLSGRKPVDMSQPPGQENLVTWARPMLTNREGLEQLVDPSLAGSYDFDDMAKVAAIASMCVHPEVTNRPFMGEVVQALKLIYNDMDETCGDACSQKESSARDSDFRGDFAPSDSSWWNAGGITPRLTYGQASSFITMEYSSGPLEDMENRPFSISGLDGGVALPIKHGNRSGPLRTIRSKRAFYRLQGSMSEHGLLPKRGWNGGTSIGYEASF; from the exons ATGCTCCTCTTTCTGTTGCCCTTGCTTGCTCTGCTTCATACTAGTTTCG GGATTCCTTCGCAGCCCATTTACTTGTCTCCTTCGATACTGCCAGCCTTACCATCATTTGTGGGGAAGAATTTTCAAGAACATG CGTCATTAAGTGCTTCATTTGCTCCATTTATTGCTGTCCGAAGGCGCCATTTTAGGCATCCGGCAGCTGCACCAGTCTTATCTCCTCTCTCTCACA GCCCGCGCACAAGTCCTGCTAGTAGTTTGCCGAGACGTCACAACCATCATCATGGAGCTAAAAGTCGTGCCATTTCTCCCTCTCCTTCAACTTCCCCAG CAGGTTGTGGTCAAACTTGCGCAGAGCCACTTGCTTCAGCTCCATTTGGTTCACCATGTGCTTGTGTATTTCCAATGAAAGTCAGACTTCTGCTTAGTGTATCCCTCTATGCTATCTTTCCGGAGGTCACGGAGCTAGAGATAGAGGTTGCAGCAGGTACTTACCTTAAACAAAGTCAAGTCACCATAATTGGTGCCAGCGCTGATAgtcaaaatcaagaaagaacGGTGGTTGATATTAATTTAGTTCCGCTAGGAGAGAAGTTTGATAATACAACTGCCATCCTGACCTATCAGAGATTCTTGCACAAGAAAGTGCCTCTGAATAGGACTCTTTTTGGTGATTACGATGTACTGTACGTTGCTTATCCAG GTCTCCCTTCTTCTTCATCTGGCATTTTATCTGGTGAAGGTCCCACTGGAAGTGTTGGAAATCAGCAATACCCTATTTCCGCTGATTTTGCCAGTAAAAATCAGAAAATGAGTCCTCCAATAATCTTTGTTATTGGTTTGTCTGCATTTGTCCTTCTGGTTGTTTGTTGTGCTGTGGTGGTTGTTCTTTTAAAGTGCAAAAAGGCCAGAAGACCATCCAATGCTGTTGGTCCAGGATTCGCACCATCTATAAACAAACGATCTG GAATAGGATCCATGCTATCAAGTAGCCCGGCCAGTTCGACTTCAGCTTCTCTGGCTTCTGCCATGCCCACAGCTGTGCTTTCCGTCAAAACATTTGCTCTAGCGGAGCTTGAGAAAGCCACAGAAAAATTCAGCCCAAAAAAGGTGTTGGGTGAAGGAGGATTTGGGCGTGTGTATCATGGGATCATGGAAGATGGAACTCAAGTTGCCGTGAAATTACTGACAAGGGACAATCAAAATGGAGACCGTGAATTCATTGCTGAAATCGAAATGCTAAGCAGGTTGCATCACCGCAACCTTGTGAAATTAATTGGTATCTGCATTGAAGAACGCACACGCTGTTTAGTCTATGAGTTAATTCCAAATGGCAGTGTCGAGTCTCACTTACATG CTGCTGACACTAACAAGGGACCTCTAGATTGGGATGCACGGTTGAAGATTGCTCTTGGTGCAGCAAGAGGGCTGGCCTACCTTCACGAAGACTCAAATCCTCGTGTCATTCATCGAGACTTTAAAGCTAGTAATGTTCTACTAGAGGATGACTTTACCCCCAAGGTGTCAGATTTTGGTTTGGCGCGGGAAGCAACAGAGGGAAGTCATCACATTTCTACTCGGGTCATGGGAACTTTTGG GTACGTTGCTCCTGAATATGCAATGACGGGACATTTGCTGGTCAAAAGTGATGTTTACAGTTATGGGGTTGTGCTTTTAGAGTTACTCTCTGGTAGGAAACCTGTTGACATGTCTCAACCTCCTGGACAAGAAAATCTTGTGACATGGGCACGACCTATGCTAACCAATCGAGAAGGCTTAGAGCAACTGGTGGATCCTTCGTTGGCTGGGAGCTACGATTTTGACGACATGGCAAAGGTAGCAGCCATTGCTTCCATGTGTGTTCACCCAGAGGTAACTAATCggccatttatgggagaagtaGTCCAGGCACTCAAACTTATCTATAATGACATGGATGAGACGTGCGGAGATGCTTGTAGCCAGAAAGAATCCTCTGCTCGTGATTCAGACTTCAGAGGTGACTTTGCCCCCTCGGATAGCAGCTGGTGGAATGCTGGTGGCATAACCCCTCGTCTGACATATGGCCAAGCTTCGTCTTTCATCACAATGGAATACAGTTCCGGCCCTCTGGAAGATATGGAAAACAGACCGTTTTCCATATCAGGTTTAGATGGTGGGGTTGCGTTGCCAATAAAGCACGGGAACCGATCAGGTCCTCTTAGGACTATAAGGAGTAAACGAGCATTCTACAGGTTACAAGGGAGTATGAGTGAACACGGGTTGCTCCCGAAACGTGGTTGGAACGGTGGTACTAGCATCGGATATGAAGCTTCGTTTTAG
- the LOC140973444 gene encoding receptor-like serine/threonine-protein kinase ALE2 isoform X2, translated as MLLFLLPLLALLHTSFGIPSQPIYLSPSILPALPSFVGKNFQEHATAASLSASFAPFIAVRRRHFRHPAAAPVLSPLSHSPRTSPASSLPRRHNHHHGAKSRAISPSPSTSPGCGQTCAEPLASAPFGSPCACVFPMKVRLLLSVSLYAIFPEVTELEIEVAAGTYLKQSQVTIIGASADSQNQERTVVDINLVPLGEKFDNTTAILTYQRFLHKKVPLNRTLFGDYDVLYVAYPGLPSSSSGILSGEGPTGSVGNQQYPISADFASKNQKMSPPIIFVIGLSAFVLLVVCCAVVVVLLKCKKARRPSNAVGPGFAPSINKRSGIGSMLSSSPASSTSASLASAMPTAVLSVKTFALAELEKATEKFSPKKVLGEGGFGRVYHGIMEDGTQVAVKLLTRDNQNGDREFIAEIEMLSRLHHRNLVKLIGICIEERTRCLVYELIPNGSVESHLHAADTNKGPLDWDARLKIALGAARGLAYLHEDSNPRVIHRDFKASNVLLEDDFTPKVSDFGLAREATEGSHHISTRVMGTFGYVAPEYAMTGHLLVKSDVYSYGVVLLELLSGRKPVDMSQPPGQENLVTWARPMLTNREGLEQLVDPSLAGSYDFDDMAKVAAIASMCVHPEVTNRPFMGEVVQALKLIYNDMDETCGDACSQKESSARDSDFRGDFAPSDSSWWNAGGITPRLTYGQASSFITMEYSSGPLEDMENRPFSISGLDGGVALPIKHGNRSGPLRTIRSKRAFYRLQGSMSEHGLLPKRGWNGGTSIGYEASF; from the exons ATGCTCCTCTTTCTGTTGCCCTTGCTTGCTCTGCTTCATACTAGTTTCG GGATTCCTTCGCAGCCCATTTACTTGTCTCCTTCGATACTGCCAGCCTTACCATCATTTGTGGGGAAGAATTTTCAAGAACATG CGACTGCAGCGTCATTAAGTGCTTCATTTGCTCCATTTATTGCTGTCCGAAGGCGCCATTTTAGGCATCCGGCAGCTGCACCAGTCTTATCTCCTCTCTCTCACA GCCCGCGCACAAGTCCTGCTAGTAGTTTGCCGAGACGTCACAACCATCATCATGGAGCTAAAAGTCGTGCCATTTCTCCCTCTCCTTCAACTTCCCCAG GTTGTGGTCAAACTTGCGCAGAGCCACTTGCTTCAGCTCCATTTGGTTCACCATGTGCTTGTGTATTTCCAATGAAAGTCAGACTTCTGCTTAGTGTATCCCTCTATGCTATCTTTCCGGAGGTCACGGAGCTAGAGATAGAGGTTGCAGCAGGTACTTACCTTAAACAAAGTCAAGTCACCATAATTGGTGCCAGCGCTGATAgtcaaaatcaagaaagaacGGTGGTTGATATTAATTTAGTTCCGCTAGGAGAGAAGTTTGATAATACAACTGCCATCCTGACCTATCAGAGATTCTTGCACAAGAAAGTGCCTCTGAATAGGACTCTTTTTGGTGATTACGATGTACTGTACGTTGCTTATCCAG GTCTCCCTTCTTCTTCATCTGGCATTTTATCTGGTGAAGGTCCCACTGGAAGTGTTGGAAATCAGCAATACCCTATTTCCGCTGATTTTGCCAGTAAAAATCAGAAAATGAGTCCTCCAATAATCTTTGTTATTGGTTTGTCTGCATTTGTCCTTCTGGTTGTTTGTTGTGCTGTGGTGGTTGTTCTTTTAAAGTGCAAAAAGGCCAGAAGACCATCCAATGCTGTTGGTCCAGGATTCGCACCATCTATAAACAAACGATCTG GAATAGGATCCATGCTATCAAGTAGCCCGGCCAGTTCGACTTCAGCTTCTCTGGCTTCTGCCATGCCCACAGCTGTGCTTTCCGTCAAAACATTTGCTCTAGCGGAGCTTGAGAAAGCCACAGAAAAATTCAGCCCAAAAAAGGTGTTGGGTGAAGGAGGATTTGGGCGTGTGTATCATGGGATCATGGAAGATGGAACTCAAGTTGCCGTGAAATTACTGACAAGGGACAATCAAAATGGAGACCGTGAATTCATTGCTGAAATCGAAATGCTAAGCAGGTTGCATCACCGCAACCTTGTGAAATTAATTGGTATCTGCATTGAAGAACGCACACGCTGTTTAGTCTATGAGTTAATTCCAAATGGCAGTGTCGAGTCTCACTTACATG CTGCTGACACTAACAAGGGACCTCTAGATTGGGATGCACGGTTGAAGATTGCTCTTGGTGCAGCAAGAGGGCTGGCCTACCTTCACGAAGACTCAAATCCTCGTGTCATTCATCGAGACTTTAAAGCTAGTAATGTTCTACTAGAGGATGACTTTACCCCCAAGGTGTCAGATTTTGGTTTGGCGCGGGAAGCAACAGAGGGAAGTCATCACATTTCTACTCGGGTCATGGGAACTTTTGG GTACGTTGCTCCTGAATATGCAATGACGGGACATTTGCTGGTCAAAAGTGATGTTTACAGTTATGGGGTTGTGCTTTTAGAGTTACTCTCTGGTAGGAAACCTGTTGACATGTCTCAACCTCCTGGACAAGAAAATCTTGTGACATGGGCACGACCTATGCTAACCAATCGAGAAGGCTTAGAGCAACTGGTGGATCCTTCGTTGGCTGGGAGCTACGATTTTGACGACATGGCAAAGGTAGCAGCCATTGCTTCCATGTGTGTTCACCCAGAGGTAACTAATCggccatttatgggagaagtaGTCCAGGCACTCAAACTTATCTATAATGACATGGATGAGACGTGCGGAGATGCTTGTAGCCAGAAAGAATCCTCTGCTCGTGATTCAGACTTCAGAGGTGACTTTGCCCCCTCGGATAGCAGCTGGTGGAATGCTGGTGGCATAACCCCTCGTCTGACATATGGCCAAGCTTCGTCTTTCATCACAATGGAATACAGTTCCGGCCCTCTGGAAGATATGGAAAACAGACCGTTTTCCATATCAGGTTTAGATGGTGGGGTTGCGTTGCCAATAAAGCACGGGAACCGATCAGGTCCTCTTAGGACTATAAGGAGTAAACGAGCATTCTACAGGTTACAAGGGAGTATGAGTGAACACGGGTTGCTCCCGAAACGTGGTTGGAACGGTGGTACTAGCATCGGATATGAAGCTTCGTTTTAG